The genomic stretch CATCAGCAATAATGTATTTGCGTGTGCCAGTGCTGAAGTAGCGGTAAGCCACATCAATGGTAATACCTTGTTCGCGTTCAGCTTGCAAACCATCAGTCAGCAAGGATAAATCGACTACTTCAAGACCGCGCTTTTTAGAAGTGCGATCCATTTGTGTAAGGGTGTCAGCTAAGATGCTTTTGGTATCAAATAGCAAGCGGCCGATGAGGGTGCTTTTGCCGTCATCTACGCTACCGCAAGTCATGAAGCGCAGTAGGCTATCGTTGTGTTGTGTATTCATAATTTATATTTTTCAAAAAATAAAATGCGTAATAAATTGAATTGCTGAGGTGAGGGCGAGGCACACGGAACGCAGAAACCAGAATGTACATAAAGTACATGAGGATTTTGAGTACCGCGTAACGCGGCAATCGCTTCAACAATTTGATTTAAGCGTATTTTTTAGAAATAGCCTTCTTTCTTACGCTGTTCCATTGAGGCATCTGATGTTTGGTCATCAAGCCTTGTTGCACCACGTTCTGTAATGGTCGTGGTTGCAGTTTCTAAAACAATTTTAGAAATGGTATCTGCATCACTAATCACTGGTGCAGTACAAGTAATATCACCAACAGTGCGGAAGCGAACCTCCATATTAATGATTTCTTCACCTGCTTTAGGTTGGTTAATCACCTCACCAGAAGCAAGCGGTACGTTCACTGGCACGATAGAGCCAGCGCGCATTACGACATCGCGTTGGTGAGCAAAATAGATGCTTGGTAGCCCTAAGTTTTCACGTTCGATATATTGCCAAACGTCCATTTCAGTCCAGTTTGAAATTGGGAACGCGCGGATGTTCTCACCTTTGTGTGAACGTGCGTTATATAGGTTCCACAATTCAGGACGTTGGTTCTTTGGATCCCATTGGCCGAACTCGTCACGGAAACTCATGATACGTTCTTTAGCGCGGGCTTTTTCTTCATCGCGGCGTGCGCCACCAATACAACAATCG from Candidatus Methylopumilus turicensis encodes the following:
- the cysD gene encoding sulfate adenylyltransferase subunit CysD → MTTANKTTLSHLDWLEAEAIHILREVAGQCSNPVLLFSGGKDSLCILRLAEKAFRPGRFPFPLMHIDTGHNYKEVIEFRDQRAAELGERLIVRSVEDSMKRGTVVLKSEDESRNKHQSVTLLEAIEEFGFDCCIGGARRDEEKARAKERIMSFRDEFGQWDPKNQRPELWNLYNARSHKGENIRAFPISNWTEMDVWQYIERENLGLPSIYFAHQRDVVMRAGSIVPVNVPLASGEVINQPKAGEEIINMEVRFRTVGDITCTAPVISDADTISKIVLETATTTITERGATRLDDQTSDASMEQRKKEGYF